Part of the Anopheles coluzzii chromosome 3, AcolN3, whole genome shotgun sequence genome is shown below.
GAAGTGCAAAACGTAAAATCGCAAAACGTCGCGCGTGTCTCTGCCACACAGAATGAGTAATCGCAATAATCGCATCGTGTCGGCCggcgagcagcagctgccgACGCCGTTCAAGCTGTGGGGCGGCCGCTACTCCAAAGCAACCGACCACGTCCTGTCGAAGGTGAACAACTCGCTCACCGTGGACAAGCGGCTGTACTCGGAGGACATCGACGGATCGATCGCGTACGCGAAGAGTCTGGCCGAGGCGGGCCTGCTGACGCAGAGCGAGTTTAAGGTGATCGTGTACGGGCTGGACGCGATACGGGACGAGTGGAGCAAGGGCACGATCAAGCTGCTGCCGCGCGACGAAGACGTCCACACGGTGAACGAGCGCCGGCTGTTCGAGATCATTGGGCCGCAGATCGCGGGCAAGCTGCACACGGGCCGCAGCCGCAACGAGCAGGTCGTGGTGGACATGAAGCTGTGGATGCGCAATGCGATCGCCGACCTGCAGCGCCTGCTGGTGGAGCTGGTCGGCGCCATCAACGAGGCGGCCGACCGGCACATCGACGTGCTGATGCCGGGCTACACGCACATGCAGCGGGCCCAGCCGGTCCGCTTCAGCCACTGGCTGCTGAGCTACGCGTTCTACTTCAAGGAAGACTTCGACCGGTTCGATGAGTTCGGGCGCCGGATGAACGTGCTGCCGCTGGGCAGCGGGGCGCTGGCCGGCAATCCGTTCAACATCAACCGCCACAAGCTGGCGGCCGATCTCGGCTTCGACGGCGTGTCCCCGAACAGCATGAACGTGGTGAGCGATCGGGACTTTGTGGTGGAGTTTAACTTCCTCTGCACGCTGGTCGCCGTCCACATGAGCCGGCTGGCGGAGGATCTGATCCTGTACGCGACCAAGGAGTACAACTTTATCGAGCTGTCGGAGGAGTACACGACGGGCAGCAGCTTGATGCCGCAGAAGCGCAACCCGGACAGCTTGGAGCTGATCCGCGGCATTACTGGCCCGGTGTTTGGACAGCACTGTGCCATCCTGATGACGCTCAAGGGGCTGCCGTCCACGTACAACAAGGATCTGCAGTGCGACAAGAGCGGCATGTTCGCGGTGTACGACCAGATGCAGATGTGTCTGGTGCTGATCGGTGGCATCATTCAGACGATGCGGGTGGACGAGGATCGTTGTCTCAGCTCGCTCGGGTACGAGATGCTCGCGACCGATATGGTAAGTAGGACGGAAAGGGGAGCGCActctaccttttttttctcaaaacaaCTGCTAACCGggcatctctttctctcgctctctctctctgttcgaAACTAGGCCTACTATCTGGTGCGCCGTGGCATTCCCTTCCGGGAGGCACACCACATCTCCGGCGAGGTAGTCGCCCACTCGGAAAAGGTAAAGATCCCAATTAACAAGCTGACGCTGGAGGATCTGCAGGAAATTAGTCCCCACTTTGACGAAACGATCAGCCGCATCTGGAACTACGAGAACAGCGTGGAGCAGTACACGGTGGTGGGCGGTACATCGCGCCTGTCGGTGCAG
Proteins encoded:
- the LOC120958958 gene encoding argininosuccinate lyase, whose protein sequence is MSNRNNRIVSAGEQQLPTPFKLWGGRYSKATDHVLSKVNNSLTVDKRLYSEDIDGSIAYAKSLAEAGLLTQSEFKVIVYGLDAIRDEWSKGTIKLLPRDEDVHTVNERRLFEIIGPQIAGKLHTGRSRNEQVVVDMKLWMRNAIADLQRLLVELVGAINEAADRHIDVLMPGYTHMQRAQPVRFSHWLLSYAFYFKEDFDRFDEFGRRMNVLPLGSGALAGNPFNINRHKLAADLGFDGVSPNSMNVVSDRDFVVEFNFLCTLVAVHMSRLAEDLILYATKEYNFIELSEEYTTGSSLMPQKRNPDSLELIRGITGPVFGQHCAILMTLKGLPSTYNKDLQCDKSGMFAVYDQMQMCLVLIGGIIQTMRVDEDRCLSSLGYEMLATDMAYYLVRRGIPFREAHHISGEVVAHSEKVKIPINKLTLEDLQEISPHFDETISRIWNYENSVEQYTVVGGTSRLSVQEQIRVLRAFVEGHVPS